A genomic region of Dunckerocampus dactyliophorus isolate RoL2022-P2 chromosome 10, RoL_Ddac_1.1, whole genome shotgun sequence contains the following coding sequences:
- the nipa2 gene encoding magnesium transporter NIPA2 isoform X1: protein MECNVNAVNSSSSPHLSGCSGENGAWLGLSCTSGFSKQQRLLHCLEVNVSDKHSNGTSGLGMAQDRGKYDFYIGLSLAISSSIFIGGSFILKKKGLLRLARKGSMRAGQGGHAYLKEWLWWAGLLSMGAGELANFAAYAFAPATLVTPLGALSVLVSAVLSSYFLSERLNLHGKLGCLLSILGSTTMVIHAPQEEEISSLEHMARKLVDPGFFIFATLVIIVALIFIFVLGPRHGQSNILVYITICSAIGALSVSCVKGLGIAIKEAVAGTNVAKMPLAWILLLGLVACVSTQINYLNKALDIFNTSLVTPVYYVFFTTSVLTCSAVLFKEWEHMGADDVIGTLSGFVTIIVGIFLLHAFKDVSVSLAALAVSMRKDERANGTYELLRAGEDAEEPASPFDAVSRRNGTVTP, encoded by the exons ATGGAGTGCAACGTTAACGCGGTGAATTCTTCCTCTTCGCCGCATTTGTCGGGATGTAGCGGCGAAAACG GTGCGTGGCTTGGCTTGAGCTGCACTTCCGGGTTCTCCAAGCAGCAGCGGCTTCTCCACTGCTTGGAGGTCAATGTGAGCGACAAGCACAGCAACGGCACATCCGGCCTCGGCATGGCGCAGGACAGGGGCAAGTACGACTTCTACATCGGCCTGTCTCTGGCCATCAGCTCCAGCATCTTCATCGGAGGTAGCTTCATCCTCAAGAAGAAAGGTCTGCTCAGGCTGGCCAGGAAGGGATCCATGCGGGCAG GTCAGGGTGGTCATGCGTACCTGAAGGAGTGGCTCTGGTGGGCTGGTTTGCTATCAA TGGGCGCGGGTGAATTAGCCAACTTTGCAGCATACGCCTTCGCCCCCGCCACCCTGGTCACTCCCCTGGGAGCCCTCAGCGTGCTGGTCAG CGCCGTGCTGTCGTCGTACTTCCTGAGCGAGCGCTTGAACCTGCACGGGAAGCTGGGCTGCCTGCTCAGCATCCTGGGCTCCACCACCATGGTGATCCACGCGCCGCAGGAGGAGGAGATCAGCAGCCTGGAGCACATGGCCAGGAAGCTGGTGGACCCCG GTTTTTTCATCTTCGCCACCCTGGTGATCATTGTGGCGCTCATCTTCATCTTCGTGTTGGGCCCTCGCCACGGGCAGAGCAACATCCTGGTCTACATCACCATCTGCTCGGCCATCGGGGCGCTGTCGGTGTCGTGCGTGAAAGGGCTGGGCATCGCCATCAAGGAGGCGGTGGCGGGCACCAACGTGGCCAAGATGCCGCTGGCGTGGATCCTGCTGCTGGGCCTGGTGGCGTGCGTCAGCACGCAGATCAACTACCTGAACAAGGCGCTGGACATCTTCAACACGTCCCTGGTGACGCCAGTCTACTACGTCTTCTTCACCACGTCGGTGCTCACCTGCTCGGCCGTCCTCTTCAAGGAGTGGGAGCACATGGGCGCCGACGACGTCATCGGCACGCTGAGCGGATTCGTCACCATCATCGTGGGCATCTTCCTGCTGCACGCCTTCAAGGACGTCAGCGTCAGCCTGGCCGCGCTCGCCGTGTCCATGCGCAAGGACGAGCGCGCCAACGGCACGTACGAGCTCCTCCGCGCCGGGGAGGACGCAGAGGAGCCGGCCTCGCCTTTCGATGCCGTGTCCAGACGGAACGGAACCGTGACGCCTTAG
- the nipa2 gene encoding magnesium transporter NIPA2 isoform X2, with amino-acid sequence MAQDRGKYDFYIGLSLAISSSIFIGGSFILKKKGLLRLARKGSMRAGQGGHAYLKEWLWWAGLLSMGAGELANFAAYAFAPATLVTPLGALSVLVSAVLSSYFLSERLNLHGKLGCLLSILGSTTMVIHAPQEEEISSLEHMARKLVDPGFFIFATLVIIVALIFIFVLGPRHGQSNILVYITICSAIGALSVSCVKGLGIAIKEAVAGTNVAKMPLAWILLLGLVACVSTQINYLNKALDIFNTSLVTPVYYVFFTTSVLTCSAVLFKEWEHMGADDVIGTLSGFVTIIVGIFLLHAFKDVSVSLAALAVSMRKDERANGTYELLRAGEDAEEPASPFDAVSRRNGTVTP; translated from the exons ATGGCGCAGGACAGGGGCAAGTACGACTTCTACATCGGCCTGTCTCTGGCCATCAGCTCCAGCATCTTCATCGGAGGTAGCTTCATCCTCAAGAAGAAAGGTCTGCTCAGGCTGGCCAGGAAGGGATCCATGCGGGCAG GTCAGGGTGGTCATGCGTACCTGAAGGAGTGGCTCTGGTGGGCTGGTTTGCTATCAA TGGGCGCGGGTGAATTAGCCAACTTTGCAGCATACGCCTTCGCCCCCGCCACCCTGGTCACTCCCCTGGGAGCCCTCAGCGTGCTGGTCAG CGCCGTGCTGTCGTCGTACTTCCTGAGCGAGCGCTTGAACCTGCACGGGAAGCTGGGCTGCCTGCTCAGCATCCTGGGCTCCACCACCATGGTGATCCACGCGCCGCAGGAGGAGGAGATCAGCAGCCTGGAGCACATGGCCAGGAAGCTGGTGGACCCCG GTTTTTTCATCTTCGCCACCCTGGTGATCATTGTGGCGCTCATCTTCATCTTCGTGTTGGGCCCTCGCCACGGGCAGAGCAACATCCTGGTCTACATCACCATCTGCTCGGCCATCGGGGCGCTGTCGGTGTCGTGCGTGAAAGGGCTGGGCATCGCCATCAAGGAGGCGGTGGCGGGCACCAACGTGGCCAAGATGCCGCTGGCGTGGATCCTGCTGCTGGGCCTGGTGGCGTGCGTCAGCACGCAGATCAACTACCTGAACAAGGCGCTGGACATCTTCAACACGTCCCTGGTGACGCCAGTCTACTACGTCTTCTTCACCACGTCGGTGCTCACCTGCTCGGCCGTCCTCTTCAAGGAGTGGGAGCACATGGGCGCCGACGACGTCATCGGCACGCTGAGCGGATTCGTCACCATCATCGTGGGCATCTTCCTGCTGCACGCCTTCAAGGACGTCAGCGTCAGCCTGGCCGCGCTCGCCGTGTCCATGCGCAAGGACGAGCGCGCCAACGGCACGTACGAGCTCCTCCGCGCCGGGGAGGACGCAGAGGAGCCGGCCTCGCCTTTCGATGCCGTGTCCAGACGGAACGGAACCGTGACGCCTTAG
- the nipa1 gene encoding magnesium transporter NIPA1, with amino-acid sequence MFLDLDASNASKPTLGIAVAVISSFINGSTFVLQRKGILLSRERGVSYLKDVVWWSGTLSMVVGQIGNFLAYNAAPAVIVTPLGALGVLFGAVLSSWILEEHLNILGKLGCLLCCSGSVVLVLHAPVSECVTSRPELEERLTDPVFVSYMLVVVLMLVVLIGWMAPAYGTSNIMVYVSICSLLGSFTVPSSKGLGLAAHDVFGGEAWSGRALALFLVLLGTLGASVLVQFIFINKALESFRSDVFEAVYYVTFTSAAMLASALLFKEWTALTVADCLAVLCGFTTVCAGVILLRLSQEASLSWKVTGTRKKTE; translated from the exons ATGTTTTTAGACTTGGACGCCAGTAACGCTTCAAAGCCGACTCTTGGAATAGCAGTAGCCGTTATTTCCAGCTTCATTAACGGCTCGACATTTGTGCTGCAGAGAAAGGGAATATTACTCTCGCGCGAAAGAG GTGTTTCCTACTTAAAAGATGTGGTTTGGTGGAGCGGAACTCTGTCCA TGGTTGTAGGTCAAATTGGGAATTTCCTGGCCTACAATGCGGCCCCTGCTGTGATCGTTACACCACTGGGAGCCCTTGGAGTTCTGTTTGG TGCCGTGCTGTCGTCTTGGATCCTGGAGGAACACTTAAATATCCTGGGGAAGCTTGGCTGCCTGTTGTGTTGCAGCGGCTCCGTGGTGCTCGTACTTCACGCGCCGGTGTCAGAATGCGTGACGTCACGACCAGAGCTGGAGGAGAGGCTCACAGACCCAG TGTTTGTGAGTTACATGCTGGTGGTGGTGCTGATGCTGGTGGTGCTGATAGGATGGATGGCTCCGGCTTACGGCACGTCCAACATCATGGTCTACGTGTCCATATGCTCCCTGCTGGGAAGTTTCACCGTGCCCAGCAGCAAAGGCCTGGGACTGGCAGCGCATGACGTCTTTGGCGGGGAAGCATGGAGTGGCCGTGCCCTCGCCCTCTTCCTGGTACTACTGGGAACACTGGGCGCCAGCGTCCTGGTCCAGTTCATCTTTATCAACAAGGCGCTGGAGTCTTTCCGCTCCGACGTGTTCGAGGCCGTTTACTACGTCACCTTCACCTCGGCAGCTATGCTGGCATCCGCGCTGCTCTTCAAGGAGTGGACGGCGCTGACGGTGGCCGACTGCCTCGCCGTGCTTTGCGGTTTCACCACGGTGTGCGCGGGGGTCATTCTTCTACGACTGTCTCAGGAGGCCTCACTTTCTTGGAAGGTAACGGGGACGCGCAAGAAGACGGAGTGA